Within Aliivibrio fischeri, the genomic segment GTGATAAGCAGCTTGCGACCGATCCCTGTAGAAGCAAATAACATAATATTGAAACACTTTGGAAAAAGAAGTAATGCAGGTATCATATCACCAACCTAAAGCCAGTGCGAAGATACCATGAAGCTTACTTTTCATCTTATATACATTATTTTATTCTCTGTCTTTTTATCGCCTCTTGCCCACGCAAAAACACCTTGGAAATTGTGTGCAATCTACCCACATTTAAAAGACTCTTACTGGTTATCTGTTAACTATGGAATGGTAAAAGAAGCTAAAGCTCAGCATGTTGAATTAACCGTCTATGAATCTGGTGGTTATCCTAATGTTGAACGACAAACTCAACAAATCGAGCAATGTGTATTGAATGGTTCTGATGCAATCATTTTAGGTACCGTTGATCCTATGGCTTTTCAAGCTAACCTTATTACGCTTACAAAAGGCATACCTGTTTTTGCTACCGTAAATCAGCTAATTAGTTCCTATCCTCCAGCCACCCCAGTTCATCATGGTGAAGTCGGTGTTGATTGGTATGAAATGGGCTATAAAACTGGTGAATTTTTAGCTAAAAGACACCCAAAAGATTCTGGTATCACTTATATTGGGTGGCTCCCTGGTCCTAAAACTAGAGGTGGAACAAAACCCGTCACCCAAGGTTTTAATGATGCGATTAAAGACAGCGATATTATCGTCAGTGCAACGTACTGGGGTGATAACAGTAAGGAATTACAACGCAACTTAATTCAAGATGCTTTGCAAACAGAAAAATTGGATTATTTGGTTGGAGGTGCTGTCGCAATTGAGGTGGCAATCAGTGAAGTCGCAAGCCGAAAAATGCAAAATCAAGTGGGTTTAGTCTCTACTTACTTAAGTCATGCAGTATATCGCGGTTTATTACGTAATCGCGTGTTATTCTCCCCCACTGATAAAATGGTATTACAGGGACAGCTGAGTATTCAACAAGCGGTGAGTTATCTTAATAAACACCCACTGTCTTTTCAGTTATCACCAAAAATTGAAGCATTAACACCGCAGCATTTACCAAAAAAAGTTCTCGAAGAATCACTCTCACCTGCAGAGTATCGTCCTACTTTTTTCGTATCAGCTGAGAACAATAATTAAAACAACGCTTATATATTGTCATAAAATTGAGGTATAGACGTTGTACCCTCTACAAATTGTACCCTGCTATAAAATAGGAATAAGGAATATCAATGAATAAAACAACAAGGGTCATGCCTGCACATAAACACATTGCATTAGTTGCTCATGATAATTACAAACCAGAATTATTACGTTGGGTAAAAGAGAATAAAGATGCCTTACAAGGTCATTTTCTTTATGCGACGGGAACAACTGGCCGCATTCTAAGTAAAGAAACAGGTTTAGCAATAAAGAGTTTATTGAGCGGTCCTATGGGGGGAGATCAGCAACTTGGCGCTCTTATCTCTGAAGGAAAAATCGATATGATGATTTTCTTTTGGGATCCTCTAAACGCCGTACCGCATGATCCTGATGTAAAAGCGCTTCTACGCATTGCAACAGTATGGAATGTTCCCGTAGCAATGAACCGTGCAAGTGCCAAATTTATGATTTCTGCTCCTCAAATGGAAGAAGAAGTATCAATCGAAATTCCTGATTATGATGCTTATTTAGCTGAACGCGTTTAGCTTAATAAAAAAATAGCCGCTATTTTCGAGCGGCTATTCTATTGTCCTTAAGTTATTCAATTATCACTGGATAATCTTTATCCACGATCTCTTGTACAAATGGAGATGGTTTACCATGATAAACAATCCATACCTTTTTCTTTGCACGAGTTAAAGCGACATAGAATAGTCGTCGCTCTTCAGCATATGGAAAGCTTTCTGCATGAGGAAGTAAAGCCGTATCTAATGACTCCGCTCGCTCTTTCATCGGGAATTGTCCATCCGTCATCTCTACAATAAAGACATAATCTGCTTCAGTCCCTTTACTAGCATGACATGTATTATATTCCAAATTCAAACCAGGATAGAACTTAACCCACTCGTCAAAGCTATCAGGCTTATGATTATGGTTACGGCCAAGAATCACGACTTTTTCGCCATCACGAATATTTTTAGATAATGATAAGAGCTCTTTTTCTATAGATTGATGCTCTATTACTTTCACTGCCTTTCTTTTCTTTTTAGTGAAACTATTTAGCTCTTTTTTAAGCTGCATAGGGTTCTCTTGAACAAAGCGATTTGCTACCGCCCCTATTTGATCATTAAAACGATACGTTGTCGATAAATGAGCAATTTGTGTCGATTGAAAACGATTTTCAAACCCTGTAGTTAGCGACACATCTGCACCAGCAAAACGGTATATCGCTTGCCAATCATCACCAACAGCAAATAGCGTAGCCTTAGTTTGATGTTTATTTTCGGTGTGACAAATGGCTTCAATCAAATCTAAACGTTGCGGTGAAATATCTTGATATTCATCAACCATTACAAATGACCAAGGCAA encodes:
- the torT gene encoding TMAO reductase system periplasmic protein TorT, coding for MKLTFHLIYIILFSVFLSPLAHAKTPWKLCAIYPHLKDSYWLSVNYGMVKEAKAQHVELTVYESGGYPNVERQTQQIEQCVLNGSDAIILGTVDPMAFQANLITLTKGIPVFATVNQLISSYPPATPVHHGEVGVDWYEMGYKTGEFLAKRHPKDSGITYIGWLPGPKTRGGTKPVTQGFNDAIKDSDIIVSATYWGDNSKELQRNLIQDALQTEKLDYLVGGAVAIEVAISEVASRKMQNQVGLVSTYLSHAVYRGLLRNRVLFSPTDKMVLQGQLSIQQAVSYLNKHPLSFQLSPKIEALTPQHLPKKVLEESLSPAEYRPTFFVSAENNN
- a CDS encoding methylglyoxal synthase, whose protein sequence is MNKTTRVMPAHKHIALVAHDNYKPELLRWVKENKDALQGHFLYATGTTGRILSKETGLAIKSLLSGPMGGDQQLGALISEGKIDMMIFFWDPLNAVPHDPDVKALLRIATVWNVPVAMNRASAKFMISAPQMEEEVSIEIPDYDAYLAERV